From Kryptolebias marmoratus isolate JLee-2015 linkage group LG15, ASM164957v2, whole genome shotgun sequence, a single genomic window includes:
- the nhsb gene encoding Nance-Horan syndrome protein isoform X4, with protein sequence MALACLGLGCAPVQSKGTICNITVSNLDVESKLSAHYQAPWHQQHNIFHPCTRAPCLEELHRNAQLSLRALHRDEQQHQRSSSRERNRVTISISVAPPMPTFPSPHTIRRQQRSCLARAQERAERERELDYQPRKERVVRETEIQTIEKKERPGREADSQTIQRKFECFYSLDTIEGCIVIPWNRKAASSEEGESAEMLGGQKAKDSVRSAPPTQDKQTNWSKENIPPSDQISDDSNAVSSCIIPINVTGSVVNAGVGFDREASARCSLVHSQSVLQRRRKLRRRKTITGIPKRVQHDMDSDESPVARERTVIIHAHPHQLSLCQEDISISGRLHHTRDSGCQTDDFLIACTAAPSRRRIRAQRSHQGIPASLSHSTGNISSLGDQSDSAYITASTHGGRLRSRSLPREGGRLMDSDEDDDDNYDDDDDDEELSPYEAEDFIPPGPSPRMKMMLMKDEEESTDDQAAPEPLQLGSLKRLQRSGERDRGGGGGGSPEHSWMERGRSRLPRKADMGSCEISSSSDTFSSPIHSVSTTGVLGSHADHKEDHQSSSGNWSGSSSTCPSQTSETIPPPSSPPLTGSSHCDSELSLNTVPNAIDEGFSLDPSYHSDLRPQSQGHRSSSFTSSATDQMDDAGVSTASEGEWTYPPDQDQIDPDQDLDHTPSLSESHELIQEYSSKQGLDDQTCFSDKTSNPEKEPGSHYRSDTEGFYSSSVNFDACNQSYTAYKCNYADPGPDCAQSSTVAIQSSHGVYPQPLVDFKAGTMTLGRTCRSLRKSKVKPPPPKRTSSLKEPSGSVDVGTDTQADKDEPKVINEQELTLSSTDMKLELDLEIAGAPEPLQSSCLVTESLGSWGMGLGQAMDMVEPMSFTSADTHSFKDEGAVQSDYADLWLHNSELKSNNGEYTSMSNSSTATGTTVMEGIKSPDSSSSSTEMQTQAIAQITETKASSPPLPPGDFKLGSPEKLAGLASPSSGYSSQSETPTSTLPSSSAAFFPGPLSPSTGKRKPKVPERKSSLSSLQQFPRDGASISSCNKKDSDFPPPPSQLDLNVLHGGYVRHTLSHRTYHMHTLHHSKHRVTNVLATGTKMVAPEASNSNPPPSSSSASATPNSNLVTLTPPAPRSGHLHSVSQPTDSQSTSTTYHETANAAETVTRPRCPPSGSTLAPPPVNTRPLPPRRPPPRPPCHDHISSPEHSQPPPPGRHPDGPPSYESLLLRQDRYGPGTFWAMTAFRTRMDPTSDLSEDSSPLHRPVPRAPHPSPVDLHTHIHSHAEFRGLSHSSHTHSEFRVLGERSFSQDDDDDDDDEEEEEEQAKESQKATCSRGSMRSDHPPPPAYEFAGGSHSNSGSWASPVKVPGNTTETSHPYLISDTRKGGQEVQEEEKEVISGATRSAHQHQQPQESKDDSTTPDTEDYFSKDSTPSDNSLSPLMDDTKVDDDIIITSPNKTRTTEDLFAMIHRSKRKVLGRKDSGDINVKSRLCPTAPVTPSNAPTAVVPPAPPLNFPATIANAVGSQRAPVPIYRSAKKSSTSNEEFKLLLLKKGSRSDSSYRMSATEILKSPITPKTPGEALQEGPFKPAEEPSSTLQEPTISGPDPIQIPGLFPRANAESFTPKTLPMSAASRQGRSRIPPVANSSRYSTRSRLYTAPMQAISEGDTENSDGSPHDDRSS encoded by the exons CAGgagagagcagagagggagCGCGAGCTGGACTATCAGCCACGGAAG GAGAGGGTTGTGAGAGAAACAGAGATCCAGACTATAGAGAAAAAA GAGAGGCCGGGCAGAGAGGCAGATAGTCAAACAATCCAAAGaaag TTTGAGTGCTTTTACTCACTTGACACTATTGAAGGTTGCATCGTCATTCCATGGAATAGAAAG GCTGCCTCTTCAGAGGAAGGGGAAAGTGCGGAGATGTTGGGAGGCCAAAAAGCCAAGGACTCGGTCCGCAGTGCCCCCCCAACCCAGGACAAACAGACTAACTGGTCCAAGGAAAACATCCCCCCATCAGATCAGATATCTGATGATTCTAATGCCGTCTCCTCGTGCATCATCCCCATTAATGTTACAG GTTCTGTCGTTAATGCAGGAGTCGGGTTTGACCGCGAGGCCAGCGCTCGCTGCTCTCTGGTCCACTCTCAGTCCGTTCTTCAGAGGCGGAggaagctgaggaggaggaagaccaTCACAGGAATCCCCAAACGAGTGCAGCACGACATGG ACTCAGATGAATCACCAGTAGCAAGAGAGCGGACAGTGATCATCCATGCCCATCCGCACCAACTGTCTCTGTGTCAGGAGGACATCTCAATCAGCGGTCGCCTCCATCACACCCGGGACTCTGGCTGCCAGACGGATGATTTCCTCATAGCAT GTACAGCTGCTCCTTCCAGGAGACGGATCAGAGCTCAGCGCAGCCATCAAGGAATCCCTGCCTCTCTGTCCCATTCAACGGGCAACATTTCCTCCCTAGGGGATCAGTCAGACTCGGCGTACATCACGGCATCAACACACGGCGGGCGCCTGCGCTCGCGCAGCCTTCCACGAGAGGGTGGGCGTCTGATGGACAGTGACGAGGATGACGATGACAActatgacgatgatgatgacgatgaagaACTGTCGCCATATGAAGCGGAGGACTTCATTCCACCAGGGCCAAGTCCAAGAATGAAGATGATGCTGATGAAGGATGAAGAGGAAAGCACCGATGATCAAGCAGCTCCTGAGCCGCTGCAGCTGGGAAGTCTGAAAAGACTCCAGCGATCTGGTGAAAGAGACAGagggggtggaggaggtgggAGTCCAGAGCACAGCTGGATGGAGAGGGGTCGTTCTCGGTTGCCGCGCAAGGCTGACATGGGCAGCTGTGAGATCTCTTCCAGTTCTGACACTTTCAGCAGCCCTATTCACTCAGTGTCAACAACAGGTGTTTTAGGCAGCCATGCGGACCACAAGGAGGACCACCAGTCATCGAGTGGGAACTGGAGTGGTTCCAGCTCCACCTGCCCCTCACAAACATCTGAAACCATTCCTCCGCCCTCTTCTCCACCCCTCACAGGCTCCTCCCACTGTGATTCGGAGCTGTCACTCAATACTGTACCCAATGCCATTGATGAGGGATTTTCCCTTGACCCTTCGTACCACTCTGACCTCAGACCCCAGAGCCAGGGCCACAGGTCAAGCTCGTTTACGTCCTCAGCCACAGACCAGATGGATGACGCAGGGGTCAGCACGGCCAGTGAAGGGGAGTGGACATACCCACCTGACCAAGATCAGATCGATCCGGACCAAGACCTTGACCACACTCCAAGCTTGAGCGAAAGCCATGAGTTAATCCAAGAATACAGCTCAAAGCAAGGTTTGGACGACCAGACCTGTTTCAGTGACAAAACTAGCAATCCTGAAAAGGAGCCTGGCTCTCATTACCGATCTGATACAGAAGGCTTCTACTCATCATCTGTGAATTTTGATGCATGTAATCAGAGTTACACAGCATATAAATGTAACTATGCAGACCCAGGGCCTGATTGTGCTCAGTCCAGCACTGTGGCAATACAATCTTCCCATGGAGTTTACCCCCAGCCCTTAGTTGACTTCAAAGCTGGCACTATGACCCTAGGTAGGACTTGTCGTTCCCTGAGGAAATCAAAAGTCAAACCTCCTCCACCCAAACGGACGTCCTCTCTGAAGGAACCAAGTGGCAGTGTTGATGTCggaacagacacacaagcagATAAGGACGAACCAAAAGTGATTAATGAGCAAGAACTTACCTTGTCTTCCACTGATATGAAGCTAGAACTAGACCTAGAGATTGCAGGTGCTCCAGAACCGTTACAGAGTTCTTGTCTAGTTACAGAGTCTTTGGGTAGTTGGGGAATGGGACTGGGACAAGCCATGGACATGGTAGAGCCCATGTCCTTCACTTCTGCAGATACACACTCATTTAAGGATGAAGGTGCTGTGCAGTCAGACTATGCAGACCTGTGGCTTCACAACAGTGAGCTGAAGTCTAACAATGGTGAGTACACGTCAATGTCCAACTCAAGCACAGCCACAGGCACCACCGTCATGGAGGGTATCAAGTCACCAGACAGCTCTTCCTCTTCCACAGAAATGCAAACCCAGGCCATTGCCCAAATTACAGAAACCAAGGCAAGCAGTCCACCTCTTCCCCCTGGAGACTTTAAGCTTGGCTCACCTGAAAAACTGGCTGGCCTAGCCTCACCGTCAAGTGGCTATTCCAGCCAATCGGAAACTCCCACATCGACTTTGCCCTCATCTTCAGCAGCATTCTTCCCAGGACCACTGTCCCCTTCAACTGGTAAGAGGAAGCCCAAAGTTCCAGAAAGGAAGTCGTCTCTCTCTTCCTTGCAGCAGTTTCCCAGAGATGGAGCTTCCATTTCCTCTTGCAATAAGAAAGACAGTGATTTCCCGCCTCCGCCATCTCAACTTGATCTTAACGTTCTCCATGGTGGCTACGTGAGACACACATTATCCCACCGGACATATCACATGCACACGCtccaccacagcaaacacagagTTACAAATGTTTTAGCTACTGGAACGAAGATGGTGGCCCCCGAGGCATCAAACAGCAACCCACCACCAAGTTCAAGCTCTGCTTCAGCAACTCCCAACTCAAATCTGGTGACGTTAACTCCGCCTGCTCCTCGCTCGGGGCATCTTCATTCTGTTAGCCAACCTACAGATTCACAGAGTACTTCCACAACATACCATGAAACAGCAAATGCAGCAGAGACAGTAACAAGACCCAGATGTCCCCCAAGTGGTTCCACACTAGCTCCTCCCCCTGTTAACACGAGGCCCCTCCCTCCTCGCAGGCCACCACCTCGGCCACCATGTCATGACCACATCTCTTCTCCTGAACACTCACAACCACCTCCCCCTGGCCGTCACCCTGATGGACCTCCATCCTACGAAAGTCTGCTCCTAAGACAGGACCGCTATGGTCCGGGAACCTTCTGGGCGATGACTGCCTTCAGAACCAGGATGGACCCAACATCAGACCTTTCTGAAGACAGTTCCCCCCTGCACAGACCGGTGCCACGAGCTCCCCACCCTTCGCCTGTGGATTTGCACACACATATCCACTCACATGCAGAGTTCAGAGGGCTCAGCCATtcgtctcacacacactccgAGTTTAGGGTTCTGGGGGAGCGCTCGTTCTCTCAAGATGACGACGATGATGAcgacgatgaagaggaggaggaggagcaggcgAAGGAGTCACAGAAGGCCACGTGTTCCAGAGGCAGCATGCGATCTGACCACCCTCCTCCCCCGGCGTACGAATTTGCCGGGGGATCCCACTCAAACTCAGGGTCATGGGCTAGTCCAGTCAAAGTGCCTGGTAACACAACAGAGACATCGCATCCTTACCTAATCAGCGATACAAGAAAAGGAGGGCAAGAAgtgcaggaagaagaaaaagaagtgatATCAGGTGCTACCAGAAGTGcccatcagcatcagcagccccAGGAGAGCAAAGATGACTCCACCACTCCTGACACTGAGGATTACTTCAGTAAAG ATTCCACACCCAGTGACAATTCCCTCTCCCCTCTGATGGATGATACCAAAGTGGATGACGATATTATTATCACATCACCTAACAAGACCCGTACGACTGAGGACCTGTTTGCCATGATTCACAG GTCCAAGAGGAAAGTTCTAGGCCGTAAAGATTCAGGAGACATAAACGTGAAGTCTCGTCTTTGTCCTACAGCACCAGTAACCCCCAGCAACGCCCCCACCGCCGTTGTCCCTCCAGCCCCTCCCCTTAACTTTCCAGCTACTATAGCCAACGCCGTTGGGTCGCAACGAGCCCCCGTGCCAATTTATCGCAGCGCCAAGAAATCCAGCACGTCCAACGAGGAGTTTAAACTTCTTCTGCTGAAAAAAGGCAGCCGATCCGATTCTAGCTACCGCATGTCAGCCACAGAGATCCTGAAGAGCCCCATCACACCCAAAACACCGGGGGAGGCCCTGCAGGAGGGGCCCTTCAAACCAGCCGAGGAGCCATCGTCGACGCTTCAAGAGCCCACTATTTCCGGCCCTGACCCAATCCAAATCCCAGGCCTCTTCCCCAGAGCCAACGCTGAGAGTTTCACCCCAAAAACCCTGCCCATGTCAGCCGCGTCCCGACAAGGACGCTCCCGGATCCCTCCAGTTGCCAACAGCAGTCGCTACAGCACCCGTAGCCGCCTCTACACAGCGCCCATGCAAGCCATTTCTGAAGGGGACACAGAAAACTCAGACGGGAGCCCTCACGATGACAGATCGTCATAA